The Crocosphaera sp. UHCC 0190 DNA segment CCTTGGGACTAACTAAAGAGCAAAGCGCACAATTTCAAAGAATTGTTACTGATAGTGTTCAGGATTTCATGAAACTGAATCCTAGGGTTAAAATAGTCATAGAATTTGTGCCATCAGATGAAACTTTATTTAAGTTAAATCAACAAATTTCTAGAGGGGCAGGGCCCAATCTTTTTGCAATTTCTCTATTAAGAAAACAACTACCGTTATTGATTCGTTCAGGATACTTAAAACGTCTTGATCAAGATAATTTAGATTTATCGCAGTTTCGGCCAGAAACCCTAAAACAAGTGAGTTATCAGAGTTATCTTTACGCTTTACCTGTTAATTTAGCGACCCAAGTTCTCTGTTACAATAAAAGTAAAATACAGGAAACCCCAAAAACTTTAGATGATTTAATTAGTCAGGCCCGTCGTGGATATTCCGTAGGACTACATTCTAGTTTTCGTGAGGCTTTTTGGGGAACAGGGGCTTTTGGTGGTAAGTTATTTGATGAATCAGGTAACATTGCTCTGGCAAAAAATGAAGGTTGGGTGCAATGGATACAATGGTTGAGAAATGCTGGCAATGAACCGAATTTTTTTCTGATTGAAGATGCAGAAACGTTACAAAAAAGCTTTGTAGAAGAGAAGTTAAGTTATATCACTTGTTTATCTGACTGGCTTCCTAGCCTGACGGAAGCTTTGGGTAATAATAAGTTAGGGGTTACTCTATTACCAGGCCGAGAAAATCAAGCTGCAACCCCTCCTTTATGGACAGTAGGCTTTATTTTTAATCGCGCTTCTAGTGCTAATCAACATCAATTGTCCTTAAAACTTGCTCAGTTTTTGAGTAATGCTCAATCTCAACAAAAGGTTCAGGTAGAAGTTCCTTTTTTGATTCCTGTTAATAAAAATGTTACGGTTGATTTTCGTTTGTTTCCGATGCAAGCAGTTTTGGTAGAACAATCTCAAACAGGGGTTATAGTTTCTCTGGATCAAATAGATAAAAATCAAGCTTTTTTAGAATATGGTGATATTATTTATCATAAAGTATTAGGGGGGGAAATTACGGCTGAGGAGGCAGCTTTACAGATTACTCAGGTGATCAATAATCAATTTAATTAATTATAATTGTGGTAATTTATGAGGAATAATCTTGTGCTTGATGCTAGTTATTTTTGGGAAGAATGGTTGAGAATTACGATTATTTTACAACGTCCTGCTGTTCAAGTCCAACTCTTGGCGATCGCTATATCAATTTTTATCACGTGGATAGTTTCTCACTGGGTGTGGAGTCAGTTTAGCCAACTATTTCCCCAACTTACTGAATTTTGCAAAAAAGATAAACGAATTTATTGGCAACAGTATGGGGCAGCTGTACTTTATTATATATTTCCACCATTGTTTTGTTTGATAATAGTTAGTTTACTACAAATTATTTTTGTACAACAAGGATGGTTTACGGGTTATTTTCAAGATAGTATTAAACTTTTATGGCTTTATTGTTTCTATCGTATTTTTTTGATTTCTTTATATTCTTCCTTTAATCGGTCGGCAGTTCAATACTATCATCATCATCTTTTTGCACCGTTATTTGCTATTTTGATTATTGCTAAAGTCATCAATCTTTTTACTGATTTAGAAAATCTTTTACGAGTTTCTTTTGTTCAACTATTTGGTGATTCAATTACTCTAGAATCTATTTTTGTTATCGTTGGGGGATTATATTTTTGGGTTATTGGTTGCTCTCTTTTAGAAAAATTATTACTCTATTTTTTCCCATTAGATATTCGCAAAAATAAAAGAACATCTCAAGCAATTTCTCTGATTCTTCGCTACTTTTTAATTACACTAGGCGTTGTTATAATTTTTGGCTATGTTGGGGTTAGTGGTACAGCTATTGCTGCTATTACTGGTGGTTTATCGGTTGGTATTGGTTTTGGTTTAAAAGAAGTGATTAGCAACTTTGTAAGTGGGATCTGGCTACTCTTTGAAGGAGCTTTAAAACCAGATGATATTATTAGCATAGACAATGAAATGAGTCAAGTAAAAAAATTAGGAGTAAGAGCAACAACCGTTCAAGTTATACGAGATAATTCCGAAAAAATTATTCCCAATCAATTCTTTTTTACTCAAAATTTCACTACTTTTACAGGGAGCAATAATTTAGTTTATAGTTCGGTAATTGTTGGGGCAAATTATGATTGTAACCCTCAGAAAGTTATCAATATTTTACTAGAAGTAGCTAATAATAACTCTGCTATCTTAAAGATTCCCAATCCTGTGGCTTTTGCCATTAGTTTTGGTGATTCTAGTATTGATTTTGAACTAAAATTTTGGCTCAATGATCCTTTAATTAGTAAACGAATAAGCAGTAATTTGATTTGTGAAATCTGGCAAGCATTTAAGGAACATGATATTGAAATTCCTTATCCTCAACAAGATTTACATATTATTAATGGTATTCAAATCAATGATTCTGAGTTTCTAGATATTCCCAAGTTGTGATCAAGATCAACATTTTTTAGTACCTAGATCACTGCGTAATATTTATTATATTTTTTTGAATTTATCTGCTAAACTCGTAAAAATACTGTTGCAACTTACCTAAAAATTAAGTCATCAGAATTTAAAATCATGACTCGGTTTATCTCTTAGTTATTAGGACAGTCTCATGTCACGTTTAAAAACGGTTATTCTTTCCTCTCGAATCGTTCAATTTTTATTCGGTTTGTTGTTTTCCTTAATTATCAGTGAAACCCTACTTAATTTTACGTCTGTCAATGCAACCACTGCTTTTACAGAATTATGTTTAAACAAAGCACATTTATCAGAGGACTCACAATATACTATTTCAATTTTACTGGAAAATTCTAAACAACCTGATTGTGAAACATCTGCTCGTTACCTATCACAAAAAAAAGAGTTAGATTTATCGGGAACGGCAATTAAAGATTTAACTCCATTATCTTCTTTTAAGCAATTAACAGCCTTATATTTAGCTGATAATCAAATCTCTGATATTACTCCCATCGCTTCCTTAACAAATTTAGAGAAGTTAGAGTTATCTAATAATCAAATTAGTAACCTAACAGCTTTATCGAAAATGGATAACTTAAAAACCCTGTGGATGTGGAATAATAAAGTCAGGAATTTAACCCCGCTTTCTTCCTTACGAAGTCTGACTCGTCTCTATCTTCCTTTCAATCAAATTTCTAACCTTAAACCTTTATCATCCTTGAGTAATTTACAAGTTTTGATTCTTGATAATAATAAAATCTCTCAAGTGTCTTCCCTATCTTCTCTTTATCAATTAAGAGGACTTTCTCTGATCAATAATAAGATTGAAAAAATTGATGAATTAGGGAAACTAGAAAATATCAAAACATTAATTGCTCCTGATAATCAAATCAGCGATATTAGTTTTCTTACTCAGCTACCCCAACTCTCTTTATTAATTCTTGATAAAAATAACATCAGTGACATTACTCCTTTGTCAAGTCTAAGCAACTTAGAAAAAGTTTACTTATCCAACAATAAAATTAAGGATATTACCCCCTTGTCTTATCTCAACAATTTATCATATATTGAACTAAGTCATAACCACATCATTGATGTTTCATCTTTAGCCTTATTAACGAAATTGACCAATCTTACCCTCTCTAATAATCCCCTGCAAAATTTAACTTGTCCGATTAACCCTGATTCAATTTGTAAATTTTAAAAATTCCCGCTCTTGTTAATATAACTTCACCTTGATTTAATTTAACTTAATATTTTACGACAAAAATTTACTCGATTTTTACAAAAATATACTAAAAACAGTGGATCATAATCAAGAGATGTAAATATACTTAATACATAATGAGGCAAGGTAGTAATTATTACAATCTTTCCTCAGATAAATTGTTGTGATTTAGTTATTATTTTCCAATGACAACTACCATACAAAGCCAAAATATTTCTCCATGGGAGCAGTTTTGTCAGTGGGTAACTAGCACCAATAACCGCCTTTATATTGGCTGGTTTGGCGTTATTCTTATCCCCACCATTCTGACTGCCACCATCTGTTTCATCATTGCCTTCATCGCCGCGCCTCCCGTTGATATTGATGGAATTCGTGAGCCTGTGGCCGGTTCTCTGCTCTATGGAAACAATATTATTTCTGGAGCCGTTGTTCCTTCTTCTAACGCCATCGGACTGCATTTCTATCCCATTTGGGAAGCAGCTTCTCTTGATGAATGGCTCTATAATGGCGGCCCTTATCAGTTAGTTGTTTTCCACTTCCTGATTGGCATTTTCTGCTGGATGGGACGGCAATGGGAACTTTCCTATCGTTTAGGAATGCGTCCTTGGATTTGTGTTGCTTATAGCGCACCTGTCTCTGCTGCGACTGCTGTTTTCCTCATCTATCCCATCGGACAAGGTTCTTTCTCTGATGGTATGCCTTTAGGAATCAGTGGAACCTTTAACTTCATGTTTGTCTTCCAAGCAGAACATAATATCCTGATGCACCCCTTCCATATGTTGGGTGTGGCCGGTGTGTTTGGTGGTTCCTTATTCTCTGCCATGCACGGTAGCTTAGTCACCTCTAGCTTGGTGCGTGAGACAACGGAAACCGAATCCCAAAACTACGGTTATAAGTTCGGACAAGAAGAAGAAACCTATAATATTGTGGCGGCTCACGGTTACTTTGGTCGTTTAATCTTCCAATATGCCTCTTTTAATAACAGTCGTAGCTTACATTTCTTCTTAGGAGCTTGGCCAGTGGTTGGTATCTGGTTCACCGCAATGGGTGTCAGTACCATGGCCTTTAACCTCAACGGGTTTAACTTTAACCAGTCAGTCTTAGACTCCCAAGGTCGTGTCATTAGCACCTGGGCCGATGTTCTTAACCGTGCTGGTATTGGGATGGAAGTGATGCACGAGCGCAATGCTCACAACTTCCCCTTAGACTTAGCTAGTGGAGCGCAAACCCCTATTGCCTTAACGGCTCCTGCTATTCACGGATAAATTTTAACCCTTAACTAAGTCAAGGTGTTCTCTACTCTGAGGACACCTTTTTTGTTTGCTCAATTGTACCAAGTAGAGGCAATTCATGAATTGCCTCTACAAAAAACACAAATTTACTGAATAATTTGCCCATTTTCCCCTAAAGAGGGATAAGGTTCCCCTTTTTCTTGATACTTAGCCGCGATATCTGGATAACTCCATTCAAATAAAATTCGCTGATAGGTTTCAGGCGCAAGACGGGTATTATCATACATTTTAGCCCCTAATCTTTGGCGTTGTGCTTCAAATAAAATAACCGCAGCAGCAACAGAAACATTCAAAGATTGCACCATTCCTAACATGGGAATAATAATATGTCCATCGGCTAATTGGGCAGCTTCTTGACTCACTCCCCATTTTTCTGCCCCTAATAAAATGGCTGTCGGTTGAGTATAATCGATTTGCCGATAGTCTACAGATTGCTCGCTAAAATGAGCGGCATAAATCCTGAAATTTTGTTTTTTAAGATGATTAATTGCCGTTTTTATGTCAGGATGAGGATTAAGAAAAATCCATTTATCACTACCTTTGGCTACTAGAGAAACTTCTGGGAATTCATCAATAACATTCAGGGTATGCACCTCTAAAATTCCCACAGCATCACAGGTACGAATAATGGCAGATAAATTATGAGATTTATGAACATCTTCTGTTAAGACAGTTAAATCCGGTTGTCGTTGATTGAGAACTTGTTTTATGCGATGATAGCGTCGAGGAAGCACGTTTTTTTTCAATTAAGGCTTTTAAGATTTTATCAAGATAGTGGTAAAATAAGGCAAGAAATTTAGAAAAAT contains these protein-coding regions:
- a CDS encoding ABC transporter substrate-binding protein, with product MIFKSLLKILLIILLFLYGCSSQPQERIDIEPQKSMLQGEILEWVEIPLGLTKEQSAQFQRIVTDSVQDFMKLNPRVKIVIEFVPSDETLFKLNQQISRGAGPNLFAISLLRKQLPLLIRSGYLKRLDQDNLDLSQFRPETLKQVSYQSYLYALPVNLATQVLCYNKSKIQETPKTLDDLISQARRGYSVGLHSSFREAFWGTGAFGGKLFDESGNIALAKNEGWVQWIQWLRNAGNEPNFFLIEDAETLQKSFVEEKLSYITCLSDWLPSLTEALGNNKLGVTLLPGRENQAATPPLWTVGFIFNRASSANQHQLSLKLAQFLSNAQSQQKVQVEVPFLIPVNKNVTVDFRLFPMQAVLVEQSQTGVIVSLDQIDKNQAFLEYGDIIYHKVLGGEITAEEAALQITQVINNQFN
- a CDS encoding mechanosensitive ion channel family protein gives rise to the protein MRNNLVLDASYFWEEWLRITIILQRPAVQVQLLAIAISIFITWIVSHWVWSQFSQLFPQLTEFCKKDKRIYWQQYGAAVLYYIFPPLFCLIIVSLLQIIFVQQGWFTGYFQDSIKLLWLYCFYRIFLISLYSSFNRSAVQYYHHHLFAPLFAILIIAKVINLFTDLENLLRVSFVQLFGDSITLESIFVIVGGLYFWVIGCSLLEKLLLYFFPLDIRKNKRTSQAISLILRYFLITLGVVIIFGYVGVSGTAIAAITGGLSVGIGFGLKEVISNFVSGIWLLFEGALKPDDIISIDNEMSQVKKLGVRATTVQVIRDNSEKIIPNQFFFTQNFTTFTGSNNLVYSSVIVGANYDCNPQKVINILLEVANNNSAILKIPNPVAFAISFGDSSIDFELKFWLNDPLISKRISSNLICEIWQAFKEHDIEIPYPQQDLHIINGIQINDSEFLDIPKL
- a CDS encoding leucine-rich repeat domain-containing protein — its product is MSRLKTVILSSRIVQFLFGLLFSLIISETLLNFTSVNATTAFTELCLNKAHLSEDSQYTISILLENSKQPDCETSARYLSQKKELDLSGTAIKDLTPLSSFKQLTALYLADNQISDITPIASLTNLEKLELSNNQISNLTALSKMDNLKTLWMWNNKVRNLTPLSSLRSLTRLYLPFNQISNLKPLSSLSNLQVLILDNNKISQVSSLSSLYQLRGLSLINNKIEKIDELGKLENIKTLIAPDNQISDISFLTQLPQLSLLILDKNNISDITPLSSLSNLEKVYLSNNKIKDITPLSYLNNLSYIELSHNHIIDVSSLALLTKLTNLTLSNNPLQNLTCPINPDSICKF
- the psbA gene encoding photosystem II q(b) protein, coding for MTTTIQSQNISPWEQFCQWVTSTNNRLYIGWFGVILIPTILTATICFIIAFIAAPPVDIDGIREPVAGSLLYGNNIISGAVVPSSNAIGLHFYPIWEAASLDEWLYNGGPYQLVVFHFLIGIFCWMGRQWELSYRLGMRPWICVAYSAPVSAATAVFLIYPIGQGSFSDGMPLGISGTFNFMFVFQAEHNILMHPFHMLGVAGVFGGSLFSAMHGSLVTSSLVRETTETESQNYGYKFGQEEETYNIVAAHGYFGRLIFQYASFNNSRSLHFFLGAWPVVGIWFTAMGVSTMAFNLNGFNFNQSVLDSQGRVISTWADVLNRAGIGMEVMHERNAHNFPLDLASGAQTPIALTAPAIHG
- the trmH gene encoding tRNA (guanosine(18)-2'-O)-methyltransferase TrmH; the protein is MKKNVLPRRYHRIKQVLNQRQPDLTVLTEDVHKSHNLSAIIRTCDAVGILEVHTLNVIDEFPEVSLVAKGSDKWIFLNPHPDIKTAINHLKKQNFRIYAAHFSEQSVDYRQIDYTQPTAILLGAEKWGVSQEAAQLADGHIIIPMLGMVQSLNVSVAAAVILFEAQRQRLGAKMYDNTRLAPETYQRILFEWSYPDIAAKYQEKGEPYPSLGENGQIIQ